One region of Flavobacterium pisciphilum genomic DNA includes:
- a CDS encoding PorP/SprF family type IX secretion system membrane protein, with the protein MKLKLIILGLVLNGFVVNAQQDAQYTQYMYNTANINPAYAGSRGCLSALIMHRTQWVGLDGAPVTNTAAIHTPLSASKKLGLGVSFVNDRLGPSDNNIISLDLSYYVPTSESFKLAFGVKGTADMFNVDFNKVKLFNPNDNLNRKDIDNRFSGNIGAGVFLYSDKTYVGVSVPYFLENNYYDNDIQYVASERMHYYVMAGHVFDLGGDTKFKPSILSKVVKGAPLQVDLSANFLFFDKLTLGAAYRWSAAVSAMAGFQISNSLMIGYAYDKETTRLGNFNSGSHEVFLRYELFKKYDKVVSPRFF; encoded by the coding sequence ATGAAATTAAAATTAATTATATTAGGATTAGTACTCAATGGATTTGTTGTCAACGCCCAACAAGACGCGCAGTACACTCAATATATGTATAATACGGCAAACATTAATCCTGCCTATGCTGGTTCAAGAGGTTGTTTGAGCGCCTTGATAATGCATAGGACACAATGGGTAGGATTAGATGGAGCTCCTGTTACCAATACAGCAGCAATTCATACACCGCTAAGTGCTTCAAAAAAACTAGGCTTAGGAGTGAGTTTTGTCAATGACAGATTGGGACCTTCAGACAATAATATTATCTCACTTGACTTAAGTTACTATGTTCCAACCTCTGAAAGCTTTAAATTGGCTTTCGGGGTTAAGGGAACTGCTGATATGTTTAATGTTGATTTTAACAAGGTAAAATTATTCAACCCTAATGATAATCTCAATCGTAAAGATATTGACAACAGGTTTTCAGGTAATATAGGAGCAGGTGTTTTTTTGTATTCGGATAAAACCTATGTAGGGGTTTCAGTACCGTACTTTTTGGAGAATAACTATTATGATAATGACATTCAATATGTTGCCAGTGAACGCATGCACTACTATGTGATGGCAGGACATGTTTTTGATTTGGGAGGAGATACTAAATTCAAACCGTCTATTTTAAGTAAGGTAGTCAAAGGGGCTCCTCTGCAGGTAGATCTTTCGGCTAATTTTTTATTCTTCGACAAGCTGACCCTTGGTGCAGCATACAGATGGAGCGCTGCTGTTAGTGCAATGGCAGGTTTTCAAATATCTAATTCATTGATGATCGGTTATGCTTATGATAAAGAAACAACGCGTTTAGGGAATTTTAACTCTGGGTCGCATGAAGTTTTCCTTCGTTATGAATTGTTTAAAAAATATGATAAAGTAGTCTCTCCTAGATTCTTCTAA
- a CDS encoding OmpA family protein, translating into MKKIYLICALSFGLHMQAQEAKMAKGETQYNDLAYVDATQTYLKVANKGYKSKELFQKLGDSYYFNANLKEANKWYTELFNFNEPVENEYYYRYSQTLKAIEDYKKSDQILDAFHKLSVSDIRGNLYNQQRDYKKVIDANSGRYQIKTTGINTSQSDYGTAFFGDKVVFSTSRDSTGFAKIQTKWTNQSFTNFYISNRTDDNDLANPKRFSKVINSKFHEDTPVFTKDLKTVYFTRNNFTDGKVGKDEKQVINLKLYKAILQDGKWEDVVELPFNNDSYSVAHPALSPDEKTLYFASNMPGTKGQSDIFRVSILGDNQYSEPENLSGGINTEARETFPFITKDNELYFASDGHQGLGGLDVFVTKIKPDGTIGKIVNLGAPLNGPMDDFAFIIDNATRKGYFSSNRTGGKGRDDIYSFIEDKPLALDCTSELTGIVTDKETGNILPGSLVSLFDEKFNLISKMTADDKAAYKFMANCGQKYYVRAEKTDYDTNEQSVVIPESGAKKDVPLAITKKIKEIKVGTDLAKTLNIKMIYFDLDKFNIRKDAQADLAKIVEIMKEYPTMRVDVRSHTDSRQTNAYNDRLSNARAKSTIAWLVKNGIAKERLSGKGYGETQLVNGCADGVDCSEEEHQLNRRSEFIILNM; encoded by the coding sequence ATGAAAAAAATTTATTTGATATGTGCTTTGTCCTTTGGATTGCATATGCAGGCACAAGAAGCAAAAATGGCAAAAGGGGAAACCCAATATAATGATTTAGCCTATGTTGATGCAACTCAAACTTATCTTAAAGTGGCTAATAAAGGATATAAGTCAAAAGAATTATTTCAGAAACTGGGAGATTCGTACTATTTTAATGCCAATTTAAAGGAAGCTAATAAATGGTATACGGAACTATTTAATTTTAATGAACCAGTTGAGAACGAATATTATTATCGTTATTCACAAACATTAAAAGCTATAGAGGATTATAAGAAATCAGATCAGATTTTGGATGCGTTTCATAAACTTTCTGTTAGTGATATTCGTGGGAATTTGTATAATCAGCAGAGAGACTATAAGAAAGTTATAGATGCAAATTCTGGTAGATATCAGATTAAAACAACAGGGATAAACACCTCGCAATCGGATTATGGGACTGCTTTTTTTGGGGACAAAGTAGTGTTTTCTACTTCGCGTGATTCCACTGGGTTTGCAAAGATACAGACCAAATGGACGAATCAATCTTTTACTAATTTTTACATTTCAAACAGAACAGATGATAATGATTTAGCTAATCCGAAACGTTTTTCAAAAGTGATTAATTCAAAATTCCATGAAGATACTCCAGTATTTACTAAAGATTTGAAAACGGTATATTTTACAAGAAATAACTTTACTGATGGGAAAGTTGGAAAGGATGAAAAACAAGTAATTAATCTGAAACTTTATAAGGCAATTTTACAAGATGGAAAATGGGAAGATGTTGTGGAATTACCATTTAATAATGATTCTTATAGTGTTGCCCATCCAGCTTTAAGTCCTGATGAAAAGACTTTATATTTTGCTTCGAACATGCCTGGTACAAAAGGGCAATCGGATATTTTTAGAGTAAGTATCTTAGGAGATAATCAATATAGTGAACCAGAGAATCTTTCAGGGGGTATTAATACAGAAGCTAGAGAAACATTTCCTTTTATTACTAAAGACAACGAATTGTATTTTGCTTCTGATGGACATCAGGGATTAGGAGGGTTAGATGTTTTTGTAACTAAAATTAAACCTGATGGCACGATTGGCAAAATTGTAAATTTAGGAGCACCTCTTAATGGACCGATGGATGACTTTGCTTTTATAATTGATAATGCAACAAGAAAAGGGTATTTCTCTTCTAATAGAACAGGTGGTAAAGGAAGAGATGATATTTATAGTTTCATTGAGGATAAACCTTTGGCTTTGGATTGTACAAGTGAACTTACAGGTATTGTAACTGACAAGGAAACAGGAAATATTTTGCCGGGATCTTTAGTTTCTCTATTTGATGAAAAGTTTAATTTGATTTCTAAAATGACTGCTGATGATAAGGCTGCTTATAAATTTATGGCTAATTGTGGTCAGAAATATTATGTTAGAGCAGAGAAAACGGATTATGATACAAATGAGCAAAGTGTTGTAATTCCTGAATCAGGTGCTAAGAAGGATGTTCCTTTGGCTATCACTAAGAAAATTAAAGAAATTAAGGTCGGAACAGATTTGGCAAAAACACTCAATATTAAGATGATTTATTTTGATCTTGATAAGTTCAATATTCGTAAAGATGCACAGGCTGATTTGGCAAAAATTGTTGAAATCATGAAAGAGTATCCAACGATGAGAGTAGATGTAAGATCACATACAGATAGTCGTCAAACCAATGCATATAATGATAGATTGTCAAATGCAAGAGCAAAATCAACAATTGCTTGGCTTGTCAAAAATGGAATTGCAAAAGAAAGACTTTCAGGAAAAGGATATGGTGAAACACAATTGGTAAATGGTTGTGCAGATGGAGTGGATTGTTCAGAAGAAGAGCATCAGTTAAACAGACGCAGTGAGTTTATTATTTTGAATATGTAA